Within the bacterium genome, the region ATTGGCCAACCGTTCCTGCACTGCGGTCAATTCCGCCTGCAGAGCGTCGGCCTGATTTTTGAGCGCCTGTTTCTCCATCTCTGGACTCGGCGCTTGCATGGGCATATCAGGCCCGGTGAATCGCATCCAGCCAGGCTGGCCAGTGGCATAAAACCGGTTGCGCCAGCCGTAGCCGCCGCCGCGACCCCAAGCACCGCGTCCGCGTCCAAATCCAAGACCGCGTCCTGCGTTGGCAAATCCCGGCACATTAAAGCCGGCGCAAAAGCCTGCGGCACGGCCGGTCATAGGTCCCATTCCTCGGGGACCGGTTCCATCTCCTCTAGGCATATCGAATGTCCTCCTTTTAAAGGTAAGAAATTTTTCTTGTACTCTCAAGCCCTTGTCATGGGCACATGGCATTGGGGACAATTGCGTTCTGTACACGGCACACCGCGTTGATGCGGTTCACGATGGCCACAGCTCGGACAAACGCATTCCCCGTCCGGACCCGCTGCCTGGCTGCCCCCCATCCTGCCGCGCCCTCCGCCGCGGCCTCCCCCGCCTCTGCCGCTGCCATCGCCTGGGCCCTGTCCTGATCTTCTTCTGCCAAACATACCGACCTCCTGCTGGTGAAATAAAGAACCACCTCTTTGGCGGCAACCACGCCTGCCGCAGCCGGGCATGAGATACTGCTCCTTTTTCGCCAGCTCGCCGGACAACCATGCTGCGATGACCGTGTGCA harbors:
- a CDS encoding DUF5320 domain-containing protein, with product MPRGDGTGPRGMGPMTGRAAGFCAGFNVPGFANAGRGLGFGRGRGAWGRGGGYGWRNRFYATGQPGWMRFTGPDMPMQAPSPEMEKQALKNQADALQAELTAVQERLANLE